TCCTGGGTCACGCACCGCCGCCGCCTCCACGTCACGTTCACCACCGACTCCGCCCTCGCCGGCGCCGACCGGCTGCCCGAGGCCTGGCACACGGCCCTCGCGGCACTCGAACGGCGGGTGGCGGACGGCGAGTTCGCGCAGGAGCCGACCGTGACGGGAATGCGGTGAAAACGGGGCCGGCCGGGCGGCTGATGCCGTCCGGCCGGCCCCGTCAGATGCTGCGGGGGCTCATGTGCGGGGCTCACGTGCGGGGGACGCCCCGCAGGAGGGCGATGACCACGACCGCCGTCACCAGGGCGAAGCCCGCGCTCAGAGCCGAGGCCGTGTGCAGGGCCGTGGTGAACGCCTCCCGGGCCTGGGCGATCAGGCCCTCGTCGGCCAGGGTGAGCGCCGCGCCCAGGCTCTCGTGGGCCGCCGCCGGGGCGTCCGCCGGGATCTCCGTGCGGTAGACGGCCACCGCCACGCTGCCGGTCACCGCGATCCCCAGGGCCAGGCCCAGGTCGTAGGCCGTCTGCCCGGTGGCCGCCGCCGCGCCCGCCTTCTCCGGCGGGGCGGCGCCGACCGCGAGCGCCGTACCGAGGACGCTGATGGGCGCCGCGCCGAACATGATCACGGCGAGGCCCAGGGCGGCCACCGTCACCCCGGAGGCCAGGGCGACCACCGCGTACCCGACGAGGGAGACGAGGAGCCCGCCGGCCAGGACGTACGCCGGGCGGACCCGGGCGGCCACGAACGGCGTCAGCTGCGAACCGGCGATCAGGGCGGCCGCCCCCGGCAGCAGCCACAGCCCCGCGTCGAGCGGGGAGAGCCCGGCGACCGACTGGAGGTACTGCGGGATCAGGTACTCGACGCCGTTCAGCGCGGTCATCCCCAGGAGCAGGGCGAGCAGCGCACCCGTGAAGGCCTTGTTCCGGAAGAGCCGGAGGTCCAGGAGCGGAGTCGCGAGCCGGTTCTGCCGGCGGACGAAGAGGACGGTGAAGGCGCCGCCGAGAGCGAAGGCGGCCGCCGCCTCCCCCGTCGGGCCGTGCGCGGCCAGCGACTTCACGCCGTACACCAGCGGCAGCACCGCCAGCAGGAACAGGACCACGCTCGCCGCGTCGAGCCGTCCCGGCTTCGGGTCGCGGTACTCGGGGAGCAGTAGCGGGGCCGTGACCAGCGCGATCAGCATGACCGGCAGGCCCATCAGGAAGACCGACCCCCACCACCAGGCCGCGAGCAGCACCCCGCCGATGACCGGCCCGATCGCGAG
The sequence above is a segment of the Streptomyces sp. NBC_01255 genome. Coding sequences within it:
- a CDS encoding MFS transporter yields the protein MTKTLTAGTAAAPTRAGARQWLGLAVLLLPVTLMTADLGVLWLATPYLSADLRPSGAQLLWITDIYGFLTAATLVIMGTLGDRLGRRRLLMAGSAGFLLASLLAAYAPNAGTLIAARALLGVAGAAVLPSTLALISHMFTDARQRATAIAMWVTALSVGLAIGPVIGGVLLAAWWWGSVFLMGLPVMLIALVTAPLLLPEYRDPKPGRLDAASVVLFLLAVLPLVYGVKSLAAHGPTGEAAAAFALGGAFTVLFVRRQNRLATPLLDLRLFRNKAFTGALLALLLGMTALNGVEYLIPQYLQSVAGLSPLDAGLWLLPGAAALIAGSQLTPFVAARVRPAYVLAGGLLVSLVGYAVVALASGVTVAALGLAVIMFGAAPISVLGTALAVGAAPPEKAGAAAATGQTAYDLGLALGIAVTGSVAVAVYRTEIPADAPAAAHESLGAALTLADEGLIAQAREAFTTALHTASALSAGFALVTAVVVIALLRGVPRT